Proteins encoded within one genomic window of Balaenoptera ricei isolate mBalRic1 chromosome 10, mBalRic1.hap2, whole genome shotgun sequence:
- the LALBA gene encoding alpha-lactalbumin, with protein MMSFVSLLLVGNLFHAIQAEQLTKCEVFQRLKDLDGYGGITLPEWVCTVFHTSGCDTQTVVNNNGSTEYGLFQINNKIWCRDNHIPHSRNICGISCDKFLDDDLTDDLMCVKKILDNVGINYWLAHKALCSEKLDQWRCEKW; from the exons ATGATGTCCTTTGTCTCTCTGCTCCTGGTGGGCAACCTGTTCCATGCCATCCAGGccgaacaattaacaaaatgtgaGGTGTTCCAGAGGCTGAAAGACCTGGATGGCTATGGAGGCATCACTTTGCCGGAAT GGGTCTGTACCGTATTTCATACCAGTGGTTGTGACACACAAACCGTAGTAAATAACAATGGCAGCACAGAATATGGACTCTTCCAGATCAATAATAAAATTTGGTGCAGAGACAACCATATCCCTCACTCAAGGAACATCTGTGGCATCTCCTGTGACA AGTTCCTGGATGATGACCTTACTGATGACCTTATGTGTGTCAAGAAGATTCTGGATAATGTAGGAATTAACTACTG GTTGGCCCATAAAGCACTCTGTTCTGAGAAGCTGGATCAGTGGCGCTGCGAGAAGTGGTGA